The DNA sequence CTAATCTTATATGTTGAAAAAATTTCCTCTCTTTAAGCTAGAGGATTCTATAACTCTGCtaatttaaggttttttttttttgtttttttgtttttttctccttctttcctaaatatatatatatatatatatatttctcttgcTTTGTTGGACTGCTATTTTAGTGAGAAGAAATACCTTTTGTTGTGACCATTGGAGAGGCCATTTCAGCTTGAGTCATGGGTAGTTCGCAATTTTACTCTAAAACCAAGTTGGTTGCCCTCCCATGCATGAAGTATCATCTGACCGGTTTCTTTTGACATCCTGAAGCTGGGTTGCAATCCTCCTTCATGAATGAAGTCATTTTGTATTTTAAGTATATAGAAGGTGAAAGAATTCAGTATGACCTGCGTTTTTTTATAATCCTTGATGTTTGactcattaaaattttttctgtGAAAGCGTCCTCGAGTATTTTTACTGCCAACTAGAATTCGCAATCTCTTTGTTGGGACTTGGGGAAGATTTCCGCTCGCTCCCTACTCATCAAGAATGGGTGTTCTCCTTTGTGTTTTGGTCTTTTCGGTTATATAAGGATAGAATTATAATAGGTTTTTCAGTAAAGaagtaaattaaaatgaaaaataaagataaaattgaaTTCTGGGTCAGAATCAAGTGCTTAATAATTTAACAAAGGAACACATCCATGACGGTATCACACCGACACCCATGAATATATGAACAATACGAAATAGCATCACATGTAGATAATCGATTAGCGAACAAATAatctatacaaaaaattatccacaactataaatgtaactttttttctctttctagttGCTGCAGTTGAGACATTGTCCCTTTATCTAGCTTGAATCCTGCCATCTCTGCCTCCTTGTAAACATCCTTACACTTCGCCAGCCTTCCAGAAACCATGTAAATCTTAATCAGGTCCCGGTATATATCATAAGTAGGCGAGAAACCTGCTTCCTTAAGCCTTGAAAAGTATCTGACAGCCCTTGAGAGATCATTCAAAGCAACAAAAAGCTTTATCACCATACGGTAAGCTGGAAGATCAAAGAGACAATTTGAAGCCTCCATTTCCCAAACAACAGCCAAAGCCTCCCTGTATTTCTTCACCAAATAGCGGCTGTGGATCAAAGTTGTGTACATAACCACACTTGGATCTCGCCCAGACTGTTTAAACCAGTTATAAAGACCCTCCACAGTTTCAAATTTCCCAAGCCTGGTACATACTTTCATTATAGCCGTACAGTCCTGCTGGCTCAAATTTAGCTCTTCCCTTTCTCCTAGCTCATTCAATAATACCTCCGCAAGCACATACTTATCAGGGTTCTTCGCAAGCTCCAATATCAATTTAGCATATACGCTTGGATCCAACATTCTTTTACCATCTTTTGCAATCAATACAACCTTCCAAGCAAGATTCAAGCTCCCTCCTTTAGCGAACCCTCTCACCATTGCTTCAATAACATTACGGCTGGCCAAAGCAACAAACTTTTCCAAGTCGAATGGCATTTTCAGCTCATGGTTTCTTGCCAGCACTTCAATGGTAGTAGCCAAAGTTCGATCATCCGGGAAGAGATGAGGCTGTCTCTGAACCCAACAAAACGTTTGAAGAGCTCTGTCAGGAAGACCCATATGACCCAGTTCCCGAATCGTCATGGACAGAGACCCCTTTTGAAGGAAATTCGCCCACTTGTTGAGAACTACTGAAACATCTTCCTCTGCAGGAAGGCTTTTGATTTTCCGGGCTAGACCAATCAGAGCAGCAGGATTCTTATACATATGCATTGATGGTAAAGAAGGTATTTTGGGACGTTTCTTGGACGTGGGAAGTCCCAAAGGTCTGAGCTTGTAGGGAAGTGGGAGTGGAAGAGGTCTCTCTCTGTTCAACTTTCCAGGCTTTTGTGGTATTCTTCCTTGGAAAAGCGACGTAATAGCTTCGATCTCATCCGAATCCCAAACGAAATCATCATGGTCGTTGTCTTCAGGTTGATGTTGttgttcttctccttcttcctcttcctcttcctcttcctcttcttcttggGTTTTCATAGTAGGATCATTTACAGGTTTGGTGGTCTTCAAAAAGAGGTTGACTCCGAGGTCTGGAGGAAGCTTAGTACGGCGTGGGGGGTAACGAAGGTTTTTAGGAAGTCTTCTCCTTCCATAAGAATGAGCCACTAAAGTCGACCAACTGCTATTCAGTGACAAATACCTTTGCAAGAAGAATGATATTGGAGTTGGAGTTAAATCCACTTTCAAGATTATGGAATCCATCGAACCCCCAGAAATCTAATATCTTGCAACTGAAGAAGCAGGAATTTCATCGAGCACTCGGTGTACACAGCGCGTAGGTAGTATAACCACCAGTCCCCTGGAATTTTTGGGCAGATCAGAATTTTGTGAGAGACATTCAGTTCAGCGGCCAGTGCAAGCAAGCTGGTGTCGTGTTGAAGTCTTATCAACTGTGACTATTTGGGCTCCATAGGGCAGTAAGATGTCCAGAAAACATGGGCCTAATGGCTTAGCTTGTGGGCTGGacttatttttagaattttttttgaaaaataaccaccGTAAATCTAATTATTAGCTTCCCAAGTTATTGGGCTTTATCAGATGACATGTGATCTGGCCTGGATATTGTCGTCGTTAATTGAGCTTTCTTATATCAACAAattccaaatgaaaaaaaaaaaaaaaaaaaaaaatcgattcgCTCAAATGCATATATGTTGTCCgtacaaatttatattaattttatttgactaGAGAGGAATTGACTACTCGACTTAGCTACTCAgataaaccaaaaattaataagaattaaaagagaaaaactgTTTGAACCATGTAGTATAAGGAACAATGGAAGAGCTTTTGCGTACAGTTAGTCGTAGATTATCTAttcctaaaatatcaaatttataattttgaatttttaacttTGATACCATTATGATTACTATTAAttctgaatttttatttgatttatatttttttctaacacatagtttatttttaaatcactttttttttttctttatataacaaatataaagaAAGCAGTCAAGtcagattatatatattaatatatatatatatatatatatatgatccaaGTCAGATtatgtatattaatatatatatatatatatatatgtatatgatgcGTAGAAGCAAGTAATAAGGTTTATTTCCAATCCAACAATGAGCCAGGCAATGGAGAATACCTACCATTCAACAATTAATTGCCATCAAAACCTGAATACCTGATTGTGAAATGAAAATGCGATGTGTGTTCTGTTGTGTACAGATTTTTGCCATCTTCTTTCTTCTACGAAAACTTCCAAACAACATGTATGTATATgagactatatatatgtatatatatataaacacatcaATTTATTTGTAAGAAAAAATTGAATGTGATCAGAGAAGGTGGGCAGGTGCATTAGCTACACACGACATGAAATGATCTCAATAGTGGAAGACTGGAAGTGATTCAACAGACAAAGACGAAATCCATCAATAtagcaaaagcaaaaacaaaaacgaatttTAAAATGAGTCATTCTAAGCACTCGCTCACTCCCTGCATAATGTAAAAGCATGTTGTCCATTTTCATGACCAGGTGCATCCCAAAGAAAACCCACAACACTAACATTGGACTAGATACATTATTGTGAACAGAAAACGCTACTGACAAAATCAGCTCAAATAGATATGCAGGCTATGCACTAATTTACCATGACTAATTAACAAACGAACACATAATCAATACTGTTGAGTTTACTTATTTAGTTGGGGACGGACTTATATATTGTTTAGTTATTAGCATTTCATGCTGATTAAATGtcaattaaatcataattatgTAACTTATACTTGAGACTTTTGAGGGGGTAAAAGAAAAGTGAGGGACCTGGATCATATGTAAGAACCATGCAACCAtactttttgctttttgtttttattcttttgtattaATCAGAACAAAGATTGTTTGGAGCTATTGATTAATGATTTAGTTACGAAAATCGTCTACATTCATTTGTTGCTGTAAATTAATAGCTGCTGCTAAATGAAAAGGCTAGCTAAGTAGCAAAGTTAAgatgacaaataaataaactcaaaaaaatggaagaaaattgTAGTGCCTAGTTTCTCTAAATATTAGGCTTTGTTTTCCTCAGCAAAGGCAATAACAAATTTCTGTTTTAAAAAAGAGGAGGAAATTTTGCTAATCTCATCACAGAATTCCGTTGAATTTATAGGTCTGAAAGGAGTTAAACGACTTGTTCAACCACTCAGAGATAAAAGAGGTGTTCAATTGGGACTTGACCATTTCCGTTTTAACTTTCAAAAGCCCAACATACGTTGGTGCACCTATACTTTTGTCTCTAGGTTGTATTTGCGTTTGCTATGATTTGTACTGTTTTAAACACCTTCccttcattaattttaattcctcCTCTCGAATTAATGAATTCTCAGTCATTTCTTTCAATTTACAGAATGAAACCGAGTTGAGATTATATAAGTAAAGCTTTGAAAATTCATGACAAATTGAGAACTTTGTTTTATTAAACACACCCACTTACTTGAAAATTAAGGTTCAAATAAGGTATTTAGTTACACGGGTTTCTTCCTTTAGAAAGTATAATCCCAGACATACTGGTCAATTCAAATAACTATAATCCCAGACATACTGGTCAATTCAAATAACCACCAACTAAAACAAAGTGAAAAACAGTTGAGAAATTCATTTTAGACACCATAACCGTTAATCAACCAGAGTAAGTCGTATCCATTTTGGCGCATCATattagtctctctctctctctctctctctctctctctcactgaAATTCTCGGCACACCAATGTCCAAATCTAAACTACACAAAGACAGGTTATTATTCAAAACGTTGAAAGAGAAGTCTTTCCAATACCAACGTGATGTCATTTGAATCTTTAACACCTTTCGATGTGAAATAGTATCATAAATATAAGACTTCATTTTTGGattcaaaaatacaatttctACTTCAATGACAACCCTCAAGATCACCAAGAAGCACCATAAACACTTCAATAATCCTTTCCCTTCAAACCCAGCATCCCTCCCTTTGATCCATGGAACTCTCTTCTTCAATTCCCAAACTCTGCCATCTCATCAAATCTATTCAATTGGGAAGGATTTTCAGCTCGCTTGGAGCTCCAACTTTGGTGGGTCAATCTCAATTTATCATCTTTCTCAGCCCACGAGACCTATATGGTCTACCATCCCAGGGCAAGCCTTTGTGTCAGCAGCATTGGCCGAAACAGAGGTGGAAGAAAGCAGGGGATCTTTTGTTGTGAAAGATGGAGATGTTCATTTGGTCTGTAACCATCAGACCATTCAGGATATAAAGGTGATCAATCAACTTGATGAGTTTTTAGAGGCTGAAAATCATAATTCTCCATCTGGGTATTACTTCCGAAAGGATCATAGAGACGATTTAAAAAGTACCCAATTTCCTACTGTGCTAATTACAGGTTGGATTTTTTTCAGtagcaagaagaaaaagaagaggtcCCAAAAATCTGGGTTTCATGAAAACGAAATACCATTCGAGCCAAATGGACTTTCTGCTTCTGCTTCAGCAAGGTATTGGATTCTGTTTGATCAGAAAAGCAGCGATCAGATTGGATTTCAAGTAAAGCTTGGACGTCCTGACTTCGAATTGCGCCCAAAAGCTCCTCCAATTACTCCGGGACGCTACAGGGGTTTCCGGCGAAGAATACGCCGTTTTCGCAAACGGAAGCTTGGTTGGTGTTGGTTCTTTGCGAGGAGAAAAGGGCTCGTCATCATTTCCTCTTCGTCGGAGGAAGAAACAGAGGTACTCAAGGCTCGAGAATCCAAAGAATTCAATAGGGTGTGCATTACCTATTCAAGTGAAGCAAATGAAAGATTTTACGGGTTTGGAGAGCAGTTTTCTCATATGGATTTCAAAGGCAAAAGGGTGCCAATTTTTGTTCAAGAACAAGGCATCGGGAGAGGAGATCAACCGATTACTTTTGCAGCTAACTTGATAAGCTATAGGTATGGCATGGTGTTTGAAGgctaattcttgaattttaattAGCCACTGAAATggttattttagttttgatgcttttttcttttttctttttcggttTTTTCCTTACCTATTGCAGGGCTGGTGGCGATTGGGCAACAACTTATGCTCCTTCCCCATTCTATATGACGTCGAAGATGAGGTCTCTTTACCTTGAAGGATATGATTACTCCATATTTGATCTAACCAGGGATGATAAAGTTCAGATACAGGTAACAGCATCTTATTTTAAGCAACAATAATTAGTGAAGCAAGATTTTTTCTGAAAGTAAGTACTTGGACTATATACAAGTTTAAGCTTTGGAACAATAAGAAAGAAAGCGAAAGTGTATCATATTTAAGATGTCATATTAGAACATTTAACGGTATTAGATGTATCATTAAActacatttttgaaaaataaataaattacattgaGGAGTTTGGAAAAGAAGCAAAGATCCATGGcatctttttttcttctagTACATTATGTACTCATTCAAAGATCTTATATAACTTGCagtttcaaattttctttatcCTGGAGCTTGCAGATACATGGAAATTCAGTTCAAGGACGAATATTGCATGGCAACTCACCTTCTGAGATCATTGAATGCTTCACCGAATCTATTGGAAGACCTCCTCAGCTTCCTGAATGGATAATATCCGGTGCCATTGTTGGAATGCAGGGTGGCACAGAAACTGTACGCCATATTTGGAATGAGCTCGGTTCATATAATGTCCCCATATCAGCATTCTGGTTGCAGGTAATCCTCATcctcttaccttaaatatataTGGTTATATGTCTATGTACAAATGCTTATTTcaacttttcaacaaaattttgcCTCCAAATTTATGGGAGCTTAAGAGTCTAGTTTTTGTCCTTCCGATTCTTTGTACTACTTACACACTTTATAAGTATGGAATTTGGTTTTTGTAACATGCATATAGGATTGGGTAGGGCAGAGGAAGACAATGATTGGATCACAACTATGGTGGAATTGGGAAGTGGATACAATCACGTATTCAGGATGGCAACAACTACTCAAAGATCTTAGCTCTCAGCATATTAAAGTGATGACATACTGCAATCCTTGTTTAGCACCGGTAACTTCTTTTCTTCCCTGCGCATTTCCtctataattacattatatacAATTCTTGCAACAACTAACGGGCAACCAAAAAGAGTGCACTGCATAAACTAGGAAGGGTAAAGTCGCCTTTATTTCAAGAACATAGCATTTATGATCTCTTAATAAAGCAAAATTCTGATCTATGACTGGAATAGAAAAATACTACTTTGTTTTAAGACtactttgttttgtgttttgagAGCTTATATTTGATTCCACAGACTGATGAGAAGCAAAACAGGAGGAGAAACCTCTTTGAGGAAGCAAAAAATTTGGGCATATTAGTGAAAGACAAGTATGGAGGACCCTATATGGTTCCTAATACAGCTTTTGATGTGGGAATGCTGGATTTGACACATCCAGGTGCTACAAGTTGGTTCAAACAGGTTTTACAAGAAATGGTGGATGATGGTGTCAGAGGATGGATGGCTGATTTTGGTGAAAGCTTGCCTGTTGATGCCATCCTCTATTCAGGTTTAAATACCAACTTAATTCTTGAAAGAGTTATCATAAGGTCACGGTAAATTATAACACATAGACTGAGATGCATCATAACTTATGAACTCATCATTTCAGGTGAAGATCCTATTTCAGCCCATAACAGATATCCAGAACTCTGGGCACAAATAAACAGAGAGTTTGTAGAGGAATGGAAAAGTAAGCGCGTGGGTAAGAATAAAGAAGACCCAGAAGAGGCCCTGGTCTTTTTCATGAGGGCCGGTTTCAGAGATAGTCCCAAATGGGGGATGCTATTCTGGGAAGGAGACCAGATGGTAAGCTGGCAGGCCAATGATGGTATAAAGAGTGCTGTTATTGGTCTACTCAGCAGTGGACTTTCTGGTTATGCTTTTAACCATAGTGATACTGGAGGATATTGTACAGTAAACTTGCCTTTCATCAAATATCAAAGAAGTGAAGAGCTGCTCTTGCGATGGATGGAGCTAAACGCTTTCACCACTGTTTTCCGGACACACGAAGTAAGTTATAATCCAGCACCTGAAATATATCAACATGAATCTTTCTTGTCAGTTTCATTATTATCCTCTTTGACATAAAGAATTAAAACATTCACCTCCAAACTCAAGTAATTTACCATACATCATTATTtaattacctttttcttttgtttcatatttggctTGAAGTTAATCATCTCTCATAGGTTCGACACAAATGCTAGATAGCCATAACAAGGGGCAACAATATTTCTTACCTAAAGATTAAAACGTAAGATCTCATCGGTTTAAACCAAATTTTCTTTTGCAAGCAGGGAAACAAACCAACCTGCAACAGCCAATTCTACTCAAATGACCGAACTTTGTCACATTTTGCACGCTTTGCTAAAGTCTACAAAGCATGGAAATTCTACAGAATCCAACTTGTAAAGGTAATGCCGCAAATTCATGTATGACTGCCATATAGTACATCTTCAAAGGAAAATCTAACAGCCTCCTCTTTGCCATACAGGAAGCTTCTCAAAGGGGCTTACCCGTTTGCCGCCACCTCTTTCTGCACTACCCGGATGATGAACATGTGCATAGCTTGAGTTACCAACAATTCTTGATTGGTACAGAGATATTAGTAGTGCCAGTCCTCGACAAAGGCAAGAATGATGTTAAGGCCTATTTCCCAGTTGGGGATAAGTGTGCGTGGCAGCATATATGGACCGGAGAACAATTTAGGAAACAGGGTTATGGAGCTAGAGTAGAAGCTCCGATTGGTTATCCTGCTGTATTTGTTAAAGCTGGCTCCACTGTTGGAGAAACCTTTCTAGAAAACTTGAGAGATCTAAACATTCTTTAAGAAAAAGCAGCAACTCCAAGAGGACGGTTGAAAAATCAACTTGATTTCTTCTTCCTGttgaaaaaattcatttttctttcaaaatcttACGGCTAGTCATTCTGCAttctaattacatataatttcatGTTGCCATATATATAGCATGTTTCCTTGTCATAATACTCGAGAGATATGCTTTGATGGATCATTGTACAGAATAGatctaatgataataaaaataaaaatgaaactaaAATATATCTAACCACACTTCAAATCAAGTTTAAAAAACATTGCGAGTTCCAAAAcgtataaaatgaataaaagaagaaaacagcACCCCATCAAAGAGCATTTTACCTGAGAGAATGCAGatacttaaataaaaaaacacataataaaaGAGGAAATGAGAAATAAGCTTACAggacgagagagagagagagagagagagagagagagagagagagagagagagagaaagaggattgAGTATGCATAAAATTGCATGCATGGAAATGAGATAGGAAATGGGCATTGCTTGAATTACAGCAACGAGAGCCGAAGAAACTGTCGTCGAACAAGTTTTGCTGAGGCTGAGGAACAGAGAGATGAGGGGATACTTTTGGGTGGAACTGGAGGGAGGTTGGCAATCGGTAAAGTCAACCGTTTTCTTCCTCCCCAGACAGACTACAACAGAGAGCAATGCGCCAAAACCGTACACACTTGTCTCTCTTTCTCGGAATTTGTACCAAACGGATTCGGATAGTCACAGAatattctctctcttctccttcaaaaacatatatatatatatatatatctatattttggCTAGACCAAGTGTCCATGTCTAACGTCATCCACGTGTTCAatacaaagatttttttttttttcgtattaGGACCACGCAACTTATTTGATAAAGACCTCGGACAATATTAAGTTTCCAATGCTTTCTATATTTATCACGAGATTTTACCaagttttttataaatatctatatcTCTAATTACTAGAACAAAAAACGAAAGTACTAACAATTtagtgttaaaaatatatttggaagATGATTGATCCTAAACGTTTTTTGAATAGATATAAAAATCTGTTAATCTTTATGTTCATTTTACAACTACagattttcataaatttgaaaaaagtaaaataaaaattgggctataccataaaaaaataactaacaCAGATGAAACGTACATTGAGATTGACCTCATATTCTCTAAATCTAgagcaaaaatgaaaaaattcaaGTTAAAAAATCTAACAGCTTCAATACATATGAACAGCTTGCTCTTAATCTTAATATCCTTCCCCCAGGAAAAGCCTCTGCTTTACCACTGAAATATGCAAGCAAGAGGTCCTGCAAACGTATGTGTATGGCTGTATACAGTACCAAAACTTTCCTCCCACGgttaacatataatatatctCCTCTAGATATCCAACTGATCCAGGTTTATCTTGCTCGCAGAATTCTGTATGAGTTCTTTCCGGACATCAACCTAAAATACAAAGCCAGAAGAgtcattttgtatatatatcctATTCTTAGAATAGCAGAATCATtatgttgttaaaaaaaaaagagatgtaCGTACATGTATAATGACACAATAAAATACCAAACTCTCTTGGTTTTCATAATCACATGATAACCCAAGGTAAAGATAAAAACTATCCTGCACAATCCTCGTCAGAACAATATGTTTCTATAAGGTTTATTAACCGAGACCTAGCTTAAGAAGAAGCTATAAACAGCtactttgct is a window from the Ziziphus jujuba cultivar Dongzao chromosome 11, ASM3175591v1 genome containing:
- the LOC107403950 gene encoding pentatricopeptide repeat-containing protein At2g01860 produces the protein MDSIILKVDLTPTPISFFLQRYLSLNSSWSTLVAHSYGRRRLPKNLRYPPRRTKLPPDLGVNLFLKTTKPVNDPTMKTQEEEEEEEEEEEGEEQQHQPEDNDHDDFVWDSDEIEAITSLFQGRIPQKPGKLNRERPLPLPLPYKLRPLGLPTSKKRPKIPSLPSMHMYKNPAALIGLARKIKSLPAEEDVSVVLNKWANFLQKGSLSMTIRELGHMGLPDRALQTFCWVQRQPHLFPDDRTLATTIEVLARNHELKMPFDLEKFVALASRNVIEAMVRGFAKGGSLNLAWKVVLIAKDGKRMLDPSVYAKLILELAKNPDKYVLAEVLLNELGEREELNLSQQDCTAIMKVCTRLGKFETVEGLYNWFKQSGRDPSVVMYTTLIHSRYLVKKYREALAVVWEMEASNCLFDLPAYRMVIKLFVALNDLSRAVRYFSRLKEAGFSPTYDIYRDLIKIYMVSGRLAKCKDVYKEAEMAGFKLDKGTMSQLQQLEREKKLHL
- the LOC107403967 gene encoding uncharacterized protein LOC107403967, whose protein sequence is MTTLKITKKHHKHFNNPFPSNPASLPLIHGTLFFNSQTLPSHQIYSIGKDFQLAWSSNFGGSISIYHLSQPTRPIWSTIPGQAFVSAALAETEVEESRGSFVVKDGDVHLVCNHQTIQDIKVINQLDEFLEAENHNSPSGYYFRKDHRDDLKSTQFPTVLITGWIFFSSKKKKKRSQKSGFHENEIPFEPNGLSASASARYWILFDQKSSDQIGFQVKLGRPDFELRPKAPPITPGRYRGFRRRIRRFRKRKLGWCWFFARRKGLVIISSSSEEETEVLKARESKEFNRVCITYSSEANERFYGFGEQFSHMDFKGKRVPIFVQEQGIGRGDQPITFAANLISYRAGGDWATTYAPSPFYMTSKMRSLYLEGYDYSIFDLTRDDKVQIQIHGNSVQGRILHGNSPSEIIECFTESIGRPPQLPEWIISGAIVGMQGGTETVRHIWNELGSYNVPISAFWLQDWVGQRKTMIGSQLWWNWEVDTITYSGWQQLLKDLSSQHIKVMTYCNPCLAPTDEKQNRRRNLFEEAKNLGILVKDKYGGPYMVPNTAFDVGMLDLTHPGATSWFKQVLQEMVDDGVRGWMADFGESLPVDAILYSGEDPISAHNRYPELWAQINREFVEEWKSKRVGKNKEDPEEALVFFMRAGFRDSPKWGMLFWEGDQMVSWQANDGIKSAVIGLLSSGLSGYAFNHSDTGGYCTVNLPFIKYQRSEELLLRWMELNAFTTVFRTHEGNKPTCNSQFYSNDRTLSHFARFAKVYKAWKFYRIQLVKEASQRGLPVCRHLFLHYPDDEHVHSLSYQQFLIGTEILVVPVLDKGKNDVKAYFPVGDKCAWQHIWTGEQFRKQGYGARVEAPIGYPAVFVKAGSTVGETFLENLRDLNIL